The nucleotide window GTTTCTCATAATTTTAGGGttctttaaaaattgaactaaCACTATTATAGCAGTAGTGTGAAATAGGCTGAGGCAAACACGGGAGAAAGAAAATTGGATGTGAAAAGTAACTAGTGGAATTTTAGTGGAAATTCTTGCAGGGTtcttttcaaaaagtaaatttgTCTGACTGGGGAGAAAACTTGTATGCTTTTTTCTTTACCACTGAGGTTGTATTTAATGAACTTTTaaccttcccttccttctgctccATGTTAGGACAAAAATAGAAGCTCTGACAATTTCTGAAAGCAAAGTAAAATGTCTATTGTAGCAGATGATGAAAGCTTTCTTATGGTCAAAGGTCAAGACAGTAACATTTGATAAACAGCAGATTTCATGCCCTAATTCCCTTAAAGATTTAGCAGTACATATCAAGACCAGGAAGGATTTATAAAACTTTGAAAGCATTCTGGTCATTCTTTAATTTAGAGCAAAATTAAGTTGTGAAGTGTTGTTCAGGATTATTGAAAAAAAACAGTAGTTATTTCAAACATTTGCATGATACTTAACAGGTTTTTAGGCCATATATTTCACTGTATTCTAACCAGAATCATTTAAGATAGGGCTTGTTTTCATAATTCATACTTgagaaaactaaggttcagaggTTAAGTCACATACTTCCCAGTCATGCAGCTGATAAATCACAGCATTGAAGACAGGTCTTTATAAAGTCTAGTGATCTTTCTAGAAACTCTTCCCGAAACTTCTCCTCTCTTTAAACATCAGTTTATCTGACTATTGTACTTAACTGTTTAAAAGAGccactgtttttaaaaagcaggtggAAATTAATCTGCTTTTTCTTAGTCATACTTCTAAGCCTGTGGGCCTCCTGTGATAAACACCTGCGTTTACCAGGTGGTAGCACACCAAAACTATACATTATTTTGTTTGAACAACCCTTTGAATAGTGATTCTCACATCTTAGCAATAGGTTATCTTTGCAGTTTTGTAAAAAATCTGATTTCTTGGCTCCACCTCAGGGACCAATCCAGTATAGTGGGAGGGAATGGAGACATAATTCACTGTTAACAAGCCTCCCAAAATGGTCAAATTGCAGATGATTTTAAAGAACATAAatatgggccttccctggtggcacagtggttaagaatccgcctgccaatgctggggacacgggttcgagccctggtccaggaagatcccacacgccgcagagcaactaaacccgtgcgccacaactactcagcctgcgctcgagagcctgtgagtcacaatactgaacccgtgtgccagaactactgaagcctgcatgcctagagcccgtgctccacaacagaagccaccgcaatgagaagcccgtgcaccacgatgaagagcagcccccgctcgtcccaactagagaaagcccgcgtgcagcaacgaagacgcaacgcagccaaaaataaataaattaattaaaataaataagtaaagcaaTGCCCAGGATCACAAAACCCTTAATGGTGctttgaaatgtatatttttttgcCTTAATGTAGAAAAGTTTCAATTTGGGAAgtaccaatattttaaaataaagaagccaTACAATTCATATCCAATTTAGGATGAGTATCCATGCTAATTTCTCCTCTTAGTTGTGCTTTATTTCTATAACAGGTATCTTCTTATCATTGCAATGTGCTACCTTAAAAGGAGTTTTTCAGTTTAATCTTGCTCTATTCCCAATTCACACCTTTCCTAGATTAAGTTTTGGTTTTATATGGCTCCTCGTGGGAAACCAGTGTTAAAAAGTGACATGCAATTAATTAGTGGATCTGTTTGAACTGTGAGGTATTTTTAACTGTTGTAAAAATGAAATCCATAAACCTGTCTCTGAATATTGTACAGTTGGTAGTTTCCAAATCCTGCCTGATCAAAAATtacctgtggggcttccctggtggcgcagaggttgagggtccgcctgccgatgcaggggtcacgggttcaagccccggtccgggaagatcccacatgccgcagagcggctaggcccgtgagccatggctgctgagcctgcgcgtctggagcctgtactccgcaacgggagaggccacaacagtgagaggcccgcgtaccgcaaaaaaaaaaaaaaaaaaaaattacctgtggACTGATTTAGGCCTGGGCTAGGGCCCAGACTCTACATTTAAACACCCCATATATGACTTTTATGAATAGGtattgaaaactgaaaatagaaaacagttatGGTATTGCTATTTTTCTCCTCCAATCCCAAAGTAGCCACTCACAATTGTAACTTAAATCATTACATAATTACTAACAGATATTTAACTCAGAATATTCACTTTAGGACAGTCTCTGTACACATTTCAGTAAGCCACTCATTATACAGTATATTCACCTGTATTTGGTTAACTTTTCCTTCCCACAGCAAAATCATTCCCACTAGTGGTTTCCCATCTCAAGTGCACAGtgtgtttgcttttctgtaaacaATTCAATCTGACTGGATCCTCCATattgctatttgtttttgtttttttgcaaatgaagtttttaaaaggaagggtGTAGAGGAACTTGCTGCTATGGTACCTGGTGCAGCCACCTAAAAGTTAACCTAGTGCTAtgacattttatttgttcatataTACTGAATTATAGGTGTCAGTGTCTGAGGCAAAAGTCATCTCAGagaagttaatatttgtaaattcaGTATCTCCATGTGGAAATTAGGTAGAGTTACCTAAACCAGAATGTCACTTTATCACTGCCAACTGAAAAAGCTATAGCTACTCAAAGGTAAGATGTATGTGTTCATAGATAAAAACTAAGATGATTACTAGACAAGGATAGTGGAAAATAAGTAGCAGTTTTGCACCAATGcaagacaaaatatactttattgtGACAGCAAATGCACATAGTGCTATAGGTAAGGCATGCTACTAGGAATCTGCATATAATCAAAGGCTGGTATGGAAATGAATGGGAATCAGTGTTGTGTCTTAATGCATGAAGATTTAGTCCAtggtgaaggaaagagaagaatttgTGTCCACATATCTCAAATGCAATATTATACACCTACCAAATCAGAGGCCTATGCCTCTAACCAAGAGCCCAAAGGCAAATAAGAGAAACTTAATCCTAACTGTACTCAGAAATCACATCTagtatcaataacagaaagattttGCTAACTAATTTGAGGCAAATTTCATCTCTAGACAAAGACCTAGAAATTGAGCaaacatccattcattcatttagccaaTTTTAACGCCATTTATTCCACCAGAAATACTCGAATATCTAGAAATAGTTTGGATAgagaaacatttacattttaatacttCATAATGTTGTAAATTTTGGGCTAAAATAACCCCCTGAGTCAAATTTGATCCCTTTCTATTTGAAGGGGCCAAGTAGAATTTCAATTTCAACAGCTAAACTTCTGAGGCAAGATCTGAGAAAATAATGCTAGAAGATCTAGTCCTTTGATGTAACTATCAGGCTCCACAGACTTGTCAAAATCAATGCAAAACTGAGGAGGATAGGTTGAAACACTTTGCAAAGCAGTAGTTTTAGATAGGCTGCTTCACTTCCCTCCTTTTAAAACAGATGCAGATGAAATGCTTTCTGCATGAATGCACACTGACATTCTGTTCAACTGTTTTCTAAATGCAATACTGTGGATTTAAACAGTATGCTTTAATTTAAACAAAGTAGAATCTTATACACAATTTAGCTTAAGAGATGAAAAGAAACACTACTATGAAAATTACTTAACAAATACTCTGCTCTTTTAAAAGGTGATTTTAAAAGCAACACAGGACCAAAAACATCCAACtattactttatttatattaCTATGCTTAAGTTACATGGAAAAGACAACCAAGCAGTTCTGCCCCATATCAGGAAAAGTTTCCAATCAACACCAATTATGTGGTGACAAGTAACTAGGAATGGTGACATCTTTGGGTCAAGACTGACAAGGAAGAATGGGCTCTGATGCTACGGTTCATCTCCAACAAGAATATGGCACAATGGCCAGCACAAGCCATACTAACACTGAACCTTTAGCGCTGGTCACAAATTCGGATCTCTTCTCTGAAGCTAGCAAATCAAGTGAAATAactgggtttaaaaaaaagttttaaaatgaagccCAAATAAATTTAAGAACCATGCTCTTGAcacattttcctttcaaaatttacataaaacactTTTTCACTCTAATGGTCCAGATATTTTTCCTCACATAGCCCACCATGTAGCTGCAGATAGACTATTCTGCCTCAAGATGTAAACATAGGGGGGAAAAAATTAACGGCATCCACATAATATTCTCTCTACACACTGCTGTTGgatggaaaatagaaaatttaaaaaaaaaaaaaagaaagaaggaaagaaaggttcCATCATAGATTCTCACAACCTCTTGTTCCACAGTTCATGAATCCGACTCTGATGCTAAGGTGACAGTGTATGTAAgtagatttttgttttcagtgaagAAGACCTGGGAAAAAGATggatttatctctttttcttcaagAGTTATCAGATGGTACATGCTCCTCAAAGCCCTCACTTTCTCGAACTAGCGCACGTTCTAGGATCACACGGCCTTCCTTATAACGCTGGCTGTCTTCAGTGGCAAACTCATAGATCCATCCCAGTTTGCTATTGCAGTTTTTGCAGCTCACATCTCGAACCATGTGGCGGCCAGTGAGCATGACCCGGTCTTgaacttcactgtactgcaggtTAACTACCTAAGAAACATGTGAAAACAAAATTGCAAAGCCATGTAAGTTATCTGCCAAAAATGGTACACAATATTTTTGTTGGTGCAAGAACAGCAACTTCAGAAAAACGAATAGCAGTTGTTACTTTAGTCAAACCTACAATACATTTCCCAAGAGCTATTTTTACAAACTGCTGGGACAGGTAAGCATCTGTACTCAACTGGACATCTAATGTAATCATGCATTATTGTATTAGTCTAAGTCACACTATTATACACGTTAGTTACACTTCTGTGTTATAGTGAAGAGTCCTTAACTTGGAGTCATAAAACGTAGGTCTGGGTCCAACTGTTATAATTCACCACTCAATGATGAGTACAACTATGGCTACCAATGCAAAAGAACCTAGTACGCAACAGGTAccccataaaaagaaatttggcAGATTTGTTTCTGAAATTACATTTTATCTATAAAGAGACTGGGGTAGATTGCAATACATAGTTTTCAAGTGGGTTCAGAGAATCTGTGAAGAATTTCCAATGATTCTTAACACCCAATAATCTTCCACACGTTACTTTTCTGTAAagaaccagatagtaaatatttttggctttgacGGCTATATGGTTTTTGTCATAGCTATTTAGCTCTGCTGCtgtagcacaaaagcaaccaTAGATAACACATAGAAGAATAAATATGGTTGTGCTTCATTAAACTGtacttacaaaaacaggcagctggCCTGCCATGGtgtgccaacccctgctctataCCGAAATAAAGAGCAAGGGGTATATACGCTATCAATTCTTTGAGAGAAAAAACTTATTTCTAAGTGGAACAGGGGAGTGTCCACTGGAGAGGTTTAAGTTGAACTTCTAAGAACAGGACCTTGGACTAGTTCTGTTCCTTAGCGTAAAGTATTTGGAAATTCAAGTTTGCTGGTACACGTTAGATTCCAGGAGGCAGAATCACATCAACCAATTTCAAAGCCAGCCAGAAATTAGAGAAGGAGGCAGACTATACACTAATGTGTAAGTCAGGAAGCGCTCTTCCTGTTAGCAAACCTCTTAGCCAAATCATAATCAGAAGGATGACTGGTAGGCATAAGTTAAAGCAAGGGAAGTTGGTTAGATGATCCTTATTCACTTGCACTGTCAAACTATGACAGCTTAATGCAGCTACCTCTCTATAAGGATAAATCCGTGATATGGGGGTATCTTGGCCCCTTCAATAGTCTGTGAAGTAACTACCAAATTCTTACACTGAATGTCTTCTGAAGCAACGGAGACCACCCTTCTTATTATAATACAATCTTTAAACTCTCAACAATCAGTTCTATAGAGCACAGCTCTCATTCTGACTCTTCCTGGCATCTCCATGCTCTGAGGGGTATTCTGGTACTGCTATCAAATATATCCACTGAACCCA belongs to Pseudorca crassidens isolate mPseCra1 chromosome 14, mPseCra1.hap1, whole genome shotgun sequence and includes:
- the YPEL5 gene encoding protein yippee-like 5, whose product is MGRIFLDHIGGTRLFSCANCDTILTNRSELISTRFTGATGRAFLFNKVVNLQYSEVQDRVMLTGRHMVRDVSCKNCNSKLGWIYEFATEDSQRYKEGRVILERALVRESEGFEEHVPSDNS